The Pseudolabrys sp. FHR47 genome contains a region encoding:
- a CDS encoding cytochrome c family protein encodes MKTLFRSALCAAALLGVAAHNAEAQDLAAGENSFKKCLPCHAVGEDAKNKVGPILNGLEGRHSGSIPGYSYTDANKNSGISWTEAEFLDYIKDPRAKIKGTKMIFPGIKNETEAKNLWAYLKQFDASGKKK; translated from the coding sequence ATGAAGACCTTGTTCCGGAGTGCGCTCTGCGCAGCCGCGCTGTTGGGTGTGGCGGCGCACAATGCCGAAGCCCAGGATCTGGCGGCCGGCGAAAACTCGTTCAAGAAGTGCCTGCCGTGTCACGCCGTCGGCGAAGACGCCAAGAACAAGGTCGGCCCCATTCTCAATGGCCTCGAAGGTCGTCACTCCGGCAGCATTCCGGGATATTCCTACACGGACGCCAATAAGAACTCGGGCATTTCCTGGACTGAGGCGGAGTTCCTCGACTACATCAAGGACCCGCGCGCCAAGATCAAAGGCACCAAGATGATCTTCCCGGGCATCAAGAACGAAACCGAGGCCAAAAACCTCTGGGCCTATCTCAAGCAATTCGACGCCAGCGGCAAGAAGAAGTAG